In Scyliorhinus torazame isolate Kashiwa2021f chromosome 19, sScyTor2.1, whole genome shotgun sequence, a single genomic region encodes these proteins:
- the crebl2 gene encoding cAMP-responsive element-binding protein-like 2 yields MDDSKVVGGKVKKPGKRGRKPAKIDLKAKLERSRQSARECRARKKLRYQYLEELVSRRERAICALREELEMYKQWCTAMDQGKIPSEIRALLTGDEHSKAQQTVNKPGKIKTEGSVNLA; encoded by the exons Atggacgacagtaaa GTGGTAGGCGGTAAAGTGAAGAAACCTGGAAAGCGAGGCCGGAAACCTGCTAAAATTGATTTGAAAGCAAAGCTTGAGAGAAGTCGCCAGAGTGCCAGAGAATGTAGAGCAAGAAAAAAGCTGCGCTATCAGTACTTGGAAGAGCTGGtatcgagaagagagagagcaatcTGTGCTCTGAGAGAGGAGCTAGAGATG TACAAGCAATGGTGCACAGCCATGGATCAGGGGAAGATACCATCAGAAATAAGAGCTCTGCTAACAGGGGATGAACATAGCAAAGCACAGCAGACTGTAAACAAACCAGGAAAAATAAAAACTGAAGGAAGTGTCAATCTGGCCT AG